CCAATGGCTCGGGGACTGGCAAAATGTGTGGGTTTACTTGAGTCAGCAGGGTTCGCTGCTGCTCACCGCGTCGTGACGTATACCCCGAATATGGCGAGAGAACTTGGTTCAGATCCGGAATCCGATCGAGTATGTCCACACGGCGCACGCTACGTCGACACCGAGCACTTCTCTATACAGAAGCCTTTCTCAGAGCGCGACAACATCATCGGCTTCGTCGGCCGCCTCGACGAAGAAAAGGGGATCCGTGAATTAGCTGAGGTCACCAAGCGGCTTCCCGACAACGTGGCATTTCGGTTCATCGGCGATGGTCCCCTCTACGACTGGCTTGCGACTGAACTGTCTCGTGAGATCGACGACGGGATCGCCGAACTCGCCGGGTGGGTCGATCACGAGGATATTCCTGTGGAGTTGAATCGGATGAAACTCCTCGTGATGCCCTCACATCCGACTGAGGGGTTGCCGACGACGATTCTGGAATCGCTCGCGTGTGGAACGCCGGTCTACGCGACGCCTGTGTCTGGCGTCCCAGATGTCGTCAAAGAAGGCGAAACGGGATTTCTGATGCGCGAACGTGAAGCCGAGACGATAGCGGACGATATTGAGGAGATTATGTCGGCCGAGCGTGATCTCGAAGCCATCAGCGAACGGGGGCGCGCGTTGATCGAAGACGAATACAGCTTCGAGGCGGCGCAGAAACGCTATCGTGAGTTGCTATCGGACATAGAATCGAACGAGAAAAAATGAGGGACGCTCTTGGGAAGCAGGTTGTTGGTCAGGTAGAGCTGGCGCTGGAGAAGCGTAGCGGGCAAGGGTGACGCGGCAGCGTCACCCGATATGTTCCCATTCGAAGTGCTAAACTCAGAGGCGAGCGCCGCGAACCTGCTGGAGCAGGTTCGTTGGCGCGATGGCCTCTATTGCCCGCACTGCCGGTCTGAGTCGGTGATCAAACACGGCAGCTATCGAGTGTATCAACGGTATCTCTGTAAGGATTGCGACCGCACGTTCAACCCCAAGACCGGCACGATCTTCGCGCACGCGAAGATCGGCCTCGACAAGCTCTTGTTCGCGTTTTACGCGTTCCTTCGGTTCAACACGAGTATCCACCAGTTAGACGCTGAACTCACCGTCTCATATCGATCACTTCGGCGGCGCGTCGAGCGTTCTGGCGAACTGCTCGACGCGCCAGCCATTGACCTCGTTGGCCCGGTCGAAATCGACGAGGTCTACGTGACTGCGGGGCTGAAAGGCCGCGAGCGCGACCGGGAGTCGCGCTCGCGTGGCCTCTCGACACGCGGTCGTGGAAGTTATGCCGAGGACAAACCACCGGTGTTCACACTCGTTGATCGTGGCAGCGGTCAGCGATACGTCGTGCCAGCGAAATCCGCTGACGAATCGACCGTCCGACTCCTCCTCGGCGACTGCGAGGAGGAGTCGCTGACCGTCTACACTGATGGATTTCGAGCATACGACCCACTCGAAGACGACGAGAACTACCAGCGAGAAACGGTCATTCACGGAGAGGGAGAATACGTGGATGGAGACGCACACGTGAACACCTGCGAGAGCCACGCGTCGCTGGCGCGACGGTGGCTCTCGCCACACCGAGGCGTCTCCAAAGACAAGCTGACGCCGTATCTCAGAGCGTTCCAGCTCCGCCGACGAATCCTACGCAAACCCGGTCGAGACGCTCTCAAAGAAATCGTTCGAACCGTCCTCTGATTTACCGACAACGTGCTTCATATGAGCGAACAATAATATAGTATGTAGAAGGTACACAATGGAAGTACAGTTGGTCGAAAATATATTAATTTTGATAATTCAATATGCGAATAGTGCGAGCAGCCCTATTGGCCGTTGAAGTGGTTGATTGGATAGCGGGGTTCATTGGCAAGAAGGATTAATTATAGATAGTAGATAAGATATCAGAGATCGTGATTTAATACTTGGAACAAAATTTCCCTACTATTTTTTTATCTATAGAGATACTTGCAACGATATGAGACGGTTACTTCGTGGGGTAACACGTAATCGCTGGCTAATCCCATTCATTCTGTTCGCGCTGGTCTGTATGACCTATGGCATCTGGCTTCTGGAACCACACGTACTGGGTCCCGACGAGAAAGCGGCAGTGACGAAGGCCCTCCGGATGGGCGTTACCCAGTCAATATTTGTCCGGGATTTCAAGAAGGGAGGTAACCTCTATATTCACTTACTTGCGGCATCGTTCATCGTCCCATTCGTCTACCTTACCCTGACGAGCGACGTGGGTGAACTCGCATCGGAAGCCAGAGGCCTCTCGGACTTTTTTGCTGCTTCTGAAGCATTACAAGACGCGTTTTACGCTTTTGTGTTCTCCGCGCGGCTTTTATCGGTCGCGTTCGGTCTTGCGACCATATATGTGGTATATCTCATCGGAACTGAGAACTACGACGAACGTACTGGGCTGGCGAGCGCCGCAATCGTAAGTGTCACCGCAGGCTTCCTCCAGACTGCCCACTTTGCGACAGAGGATATGTTGCTCGTCTTCTTGACCGTGCTGACGCTGTATTTCCTGTCGCGAGATGGCCGACACACCACGCTTCTGGCGGCTGTAGCGGCCGGACTTGCGGTCTCGGCTAAGGCAACCGGGGCGTTTCTGGTTTTTCCGCTGGTCTACCGGATCATCCGCCAGAACGATCTCGGCTCAGCGGCGGGGGTCGCGTCTCTCGTCGTCCACGGGATTGCATCTTTAGTAGCGTATCTACTGACGACGCCGTCCATATTCCTCTATCCGCGCTTTTTTATTCAGGAAATGATGTATGAACTGAGTACACGGAGCATCAAGGGCACGTCTGGGCTTCCAGGATGGGTGGCCCAATTGGGGAACCTCCTCCAAACGACAGGATGGCCGCTTTTTGTGCTGATGCTCGCGGCGATCGGCTGGTCAGTCCGTCGTCTCTTCGCACGGGAAGCATCCCGCTTCGAGATTGTGACAGCGCTGTTCGTGATCCCCTACTACACATTCATCGGTTCGTGGGAAAATACTGCAGTTTGGTACATCATCCCGCTGTTGCCGGCCCTCTCGGTCGTCAGCGGTACGTTCGTCGTTTCCGTTCTCGGAGACGTTGACCTAAAGGCGTTACGGAGCGGTCGATCCACTCGGCAGACAGCGCTGGAGATTGCTTTCGCGCTCTTGCTGCTGACGTCTGGGCTCTACGCTGGCCTCTCGGCGGCGCAGAACGGAGCCGATGCGCGAGTGAGCGCGACTGAGTGGACCGGAAAGAACATTGAGGCCGGCGCGGATGTCGACACCTACTCCTACAGGATCTACCAGCCCGAGTTTGAGGAAGGTATTGACGTTCACCGGTATCTCGTCAAAGATGCGTCCGGCGCGAACTGGACCACGGTACAAGAGAGGTTGCGGTGTCACCGGCCAGACTACGTCGTACTTTCGAGCAGCCACTACAACCGTTTCTTCGGCTCGGTGGAATCGACGAGTATCTCCCAAACTTACCGCGAGTTGCTAGCCGGAAAGCACGGCTACCGCCGTGTTGCCACGTTCGGTCCGGATCCTATGACGGACGACTTCCGTGGCGTGTTGACCTCAGGCGTGGTCCCACGAAAACTCGCTGGAGATACACAGATCGTCGTGCTGCGCCGTCGTGGGAACGGGACCAGCTGTTGAGGAATACAGTGCTGGAGTCGGTCGTCTCGATCAATTCCTGTACCACACCAAGTGCGTGTTGCCGGTGAAGTTCCACAGGATCGCGACCACTATGCCACAGGCCTGCCCGACGATCTCGGAGAGCCCGAACGAACCAGTCAAAAGAAACAGCGTCCCGAGGTTGAGTCCGATGCCGACGCTCCGTACGAGGTGATCCTTGACGAATGGGCCGGCGATGGACGCGAGCGTCCCATCGTGCTCCGAACGGAACGTCCAAAGCGTGTTCAGCGAAAAGTTGGCGACGACGCTCGTCTCAGCGGCGACAACCCCAGCAAGTAGGTAGAAGGTGTCGTTTCGGAGTAAAAAGTAGAACAGCCCGACGTTAATTAACGTACCGACTATCCCAACGATACAAAAGCGGAGAAATTGTCCGGATCGTCCGCTATCGTTCGCCATCTCGAGGAGGTGCCTCAGATAGGTGATAATAGTTCCGAGGCCGAGTTTGCTTTCGCCAGCCACGCGCTGGCGGAACTCGTAGCCGACCTCAATCACTTGATCGTACTCGCATTTGATCAGAATCTCCAAGATGATCTTGTAGCCCTCCGGAGCAAGGTCTGCCCCCTCGATGACATCCTGTCTGACGGCGAAAAAGCCTGACTGTAGGTCATTAATGCCGCGCGTCTGTGGGAAAATCACAGTCGCGAGGATGTTCGCGCCTCGAGAGAGAACACGCCGAGCGAGCGAGAATTCCCCGACGCTGCCCCCCTGAATGTAGCGACTACCGATGACGAGATCTATCCGATCGTCGAACGCCGCAAGCAGCGACGGGATCGCGCTTGGGGGGTGCTGAAGATCGGCATCCATAACGACCAATAAGCTACCGTTGGCGGTTTCGAACCCACGCATCACCGCTGTCGAAAGTCCGAACTCGTCTCGTCGTCTGACGACCGTAACGGGGTAGTCCTCACTGAGCGATTCGGCCACGTACCAAGTTTCGTCCGGGCTATCGTCGTCGACTACGACGATCTCGTAGTCGTATTCCGCCGACAGCTGGGCATCGACTGCCTCAACGAGCGTGGGCAGATTCTCACGTTCGTTGTAGGTGGGTACGATGACGGAGACACGCGGGGACGCCGCCTGTGTAAGCTCGCTCGCCACAGAGGCACCTATCAAGGGAATGATTGTTATATATTGTCTTTTCCGTTTCGAAATATAGATATCAATTAAGTTATTAGTAAGCTGACGTCTTGCCTATGAAAATTCTGCAAAGACATTCTATACTCCCCTCCTCTAATTCAACAACCGATGCCACAAAGGGAATCTATAGCCGTGAGTGAGGATTACTCGGCAACGCATCTGTAGACCGTTTCCAGATTGCCGACGAT
This is a stretch of genomic DNA from Halobellus sp. MBLA0158. It encodes these proteins:
- a CDS encoding IS1595 family transposase, which codes for MFPFEVLNSEASAANLLEQVRWRDGLYCPHCRSESVIKHGSYRVYQRYLCKDCDRTFNPKTGTIFAHAKIGLDKLLFAFYAFLRFNTSIHQLDAELTVSYRSLRRRVERSGELLDAPAIDLVGPVEIDEVYVTAGLKGRERDRESRSRGLSTRGRGSYAEDKPPVFTLVDRGSGQRYVVPAKSADESTVRLLLGDCEEESLTVYTDGFRAYDPLEDDENYQRETVIHGEGEYVDGDAHVNTCESHASLARRWLSPHRGVSKDKLTPYLRAFQLRRRILRKPGRDALKEIVRTVL
- a CDS encoding glycosyltransferase family 4 protein, with product MPRRGVCVVTHPLSSAGENATRTLLDILAAIGPVSLVTADLPEESSIRDHREVIELTQKGAGDHVLVAAFRFLLNQIRMCLVLRRRPESVVLFFGATSYLIPILYARMSGKTVLVEPRGDVPLTLRLNWEQRMPSPMARGLAKCVGLLESAGFAAAHRVVTYTPNMARELGSDPESDRVCPHGARYVDTEHFSIQKPFSERDNIIGFVGRLDEEKGIRELAEVTKRLPDNVAFRFIGDGPLYDWLATELSREIDDGIAELAGWVDHEDIPVELNRMKLLVMPSHPTEGLPTTILESLACGTPVYATPVSGVPDVVKEGETGFLMREREAETIADDIEEIMSAERDLEAISERGRALIEDEYSFEAAQKRYRELLSDIESNEKK
- a CDS encoding glycosyltransferase produces the protein MASELTQAASPRVSVIVPTYNERENLPTLVEAVDAQLSAEYDYEIVVVDDDSPDETWYVAESLSEDYPVTVVRRRDEFGLSTAVMRGFETANGSLLVVMDADLQHPPSAIPSLLAAFDDRIDLVIGSRYIQGGSVGEFSLARRVLSRGANILATVIFPQTRGINDLQSGFFAVRQDVIEGADLAPEGYKIILEILIKCEYDQVIEVGYEFRQRVAGESKLGLGTIITYLRHLLEMANDSGRSGQFLRFCIVGIVGTLINVGLFYFLLRNDTFYLLAGVVAAETSVVANFSLNTLWTFRSEHDGTLASIAGPFVKDHLVRSVGIGLNLGTLFLLTGSFGLSEIVGQACGIVVAILWNFTGNTHLVWYRN
- a CDS encoding glycosyltransferase family 39 protein; protein product: MTYGIWLLEPHVLGPDEKAAVTKALRMGVTQSIFVRDFKKGGNLYIHLLAASFIVPFVYLTLTSDVGELASEARGLSDFFAASEALQDAFYAFVFSARLLSVAFGLATIYVVYLIGTENYDERTGLASAAIVSVTAGFLQTAHFATEDMLLVFLTVLTLYFLSRDGRHTTLLAAVAAGLAVSAKATGAFLVFPLVYRIIRQNDLGSAAGVASLVVHGIASLVAYLLTTPSIFLYPRFFIQEMMYELSTRSIKGTSGLPGWVAQLGNLLQTTGWPLFVLMLAAIGWSVRRLFAREASRFEIVTALFVIPYYTFIGSWENTAVWYIIPLLPALSVVSGTFVVSVLGDVDLKALRSGRSTRQTALEIAFALLLLTSGLYAGLSAAQNGADARVSATEWTGKNIEAGADVDTYSYRIYQPEFEEGIDVHRYLVKDASGANWTTVQERLRCHRPDYVVLSSSHYNRFFGSVESTSISQTYRELLAGKHGYRRVATFGPDPMTDDFRGVLTSGVVPRKLAGDTQIVVLRRRGNGTSC